A genomic region of Staphylococcus roterodami contains the following coding sequences:
- a CDS encoding replication initiation factor domain-containing protein: MENQASTPLTNRGVAKPEKCGLEAVVDWVQVTFQVPSIFTIMEDVLKLPRAVFKHRNSGLYFYNRGYTFGNIQIFYSDKDEGMGFHLQLTGSGCREFEHYLINRNETWQDFFKRCAAKKARFTRIDIAIDDTKTYLKIPRLIKKAEHGECISKFRTASSIAGFKLSNGQSKGSTFYIGSKKSDMYCRFYEKNYEMAYKLKTPVEDFGLWNRYEIQMRRSNAENCANILTETSSISDIVKGVLNNSMRFVTEPKDVSDSRKSRWPVYQEWSRFIKGADKISLSIKPSLKSIEDNIDWLCKQVATTLDTVLTAEAMAQSEGLLGDTDFLNKILAHSSFNDEHTDRINHYLENLKRKKKGDDSYQSFSK, translated from the coding sequence ATGGAAAATCAAGCTTCTACCCCCCTTACTAATAGGGGGGTAGCGAAGCCAGAAAAATGTGGCTTGGAGGCAGTTGTTGACTGGGTTCAAGTGACTTTTCAGGTGCCCTCTATTTTCACCATTATGGAGGATGTTTTGAAACTGCCTCGGGCAGTGTTTAAACATCGTAATAGTGGCTTGTACTTTTACAATCGTGGTTATACGTTTGGTAATATTCAAATCTTTTATTCGGATAAAGATGAGGGTATGGGCTTTCATCTACAGTTAACTGGTTCTGGTTGTCGAGAATTTGAACATTATTTAATCAACCGCAATGAAACGTGGCAAGACTTTTTTAAGCGCTGTGCGGCTAAAAAGGCGCGTTTTACAAGAATTGATATTGCGATTGATGATACAAAAACATATTTAAAAATACCACGATTAATTAAAAAGGCTGAGCATGGTGAATGTATTTCAAAATTTAGAACAGCGAGTTCAATTGCTGGTTTTAAATTGTCCAACGGACAGTCTAAAGGTTCAACTTTTTATATCGGCTCTAAAAAAAGTGATATGTACTGTCGCTTTTATGAAAAGAACTATGAAATGGCGTATAAATTAAAAACACCTGTTGAAGATTTTGGATTATGGAATCGTTATGAAATACAAATGCGACGAAGTAATGCGGAAAATTGCGCAAATATTTTAACAGAAACATCAAGCATATCAGATATTGTTAAAGGTGTTTTAAATAATAGTATGCGTTTTGTAACTGAGCCGAAAGATGTATCAGATAGTCGAAAATCAAGGTGGCCAGTATATCAAGAATGGTCACGTTTTATTAAAGGTGCTGATAAAATTAGTTTAAGTATAAAACCGAGTTTAAAGTCAATTGAGGATAATATTGATTGGTTATGTAAACAAGTAGCTACCACGTTAGATACGGTTTTAACAGCTGAAGCAATGGCACAATCCGAAGGATTACTTGGGGATACAGATTTTCTGAATAAAATATTGGCGCATTCATCATTTAATGATGAACACACCGATAGAATTAATCATTATTTAGAAAATCTAAAGCGTAAAAAGAAAGGAGATGATTCCTATCAAAGCTTTTCTAAGTAA
- a CDS encoding YdcP family protein: MAWSPKFDLKETFGDLYFMGVDEKYKYEDGEKTDQKLYAYKLASTGQGEQVTVKVPKEVKLDIMSVCELVGVEAKQYVQSSGDFHSIQPSIKAEDIRQIATIQHKKGAQQG; this comes from the coding sequence ATGGCATGGAGTCCGAAATTTGATTTAAAAGAAACGTTTGGAGATTTATATTTCATGGGTGTTGATGAGAAATACAAATATGAAGATGGAGAAAAAACCGATCAAAAATTATATGCATACAAATTAGCGTCAACTGGACAAGGTGAACAAGTAACAGTAAAAGTACCTAAAGAAGTAAAACTTGATATTATGTCAGTTTGTGAACTTGTAGGTGTAGAAGCAAAACAATATGTACAATCTTCAGGTGATTTCCATTCAATTCAACCGAGTATTAAGGCAGAAGATATTAGACAAATTGCGACAATTCAACATAAAAAAGGTGCACAACAAGGTTAG
- a CDS encoding transposase, producing MIEPVIDIEATMGKEFRYLSHVEKISRFDEAYYLYTIICVDIGEQVKVRLSNEKYFDSLERVDFDNLTIKPRVYQDMNTGYCNLYTSFSADDIYSLETKA from the coding sequence ATGATAGAACCAGTCATTGATATTGAAGCAACTATGGGGAAAGAGTTTCGTTATTTGTCCCATGTTGAAAAAATATCGCGGTTTGATGAAGCTTATTATCTGTATACGATTATATGTGTTGATATTGGTGAACAAGTTAAAGTTAGACTGTCAAATGAAAAATACTTTGATTCTTTAGAACGTGTTGATTTTGATAATTTAACAATCAAACCTAGAGTATATCAAGATATGAATACAGGTTATTGTAATTTATATACAAGCTTTTCAGCTGATGATATTTATAGTTTAGAAACAAAAGCATAA
- the sph gene encoding sphingomyelin phosphodiesterase, with product MIKKIKSNTLKKAATLALANLILVGALSENNAKAETKKDDTDLKLVSHNVYMLSTVLYPNWGQYKRADLIGQSSYIKNNDVVIFNEAFDNGASDKLLSNVKKEYPYQTPVLGRSKSGWDKTEGSYSSTVAEDGGVAIVSKYPIKEKIQHVFKSGCGFDNDSNKGFVYTKIEKNGKNVHVIGTHTQSEDTRCGAGHDRKIRAEQMKEISDFVKKKNIPKDETVYIGGDLNVNKGTPEFKEMLKNLNVNDVLYAGHNSTWDPQSNSIAKYNYPNGKPEHLDYIFTDKDHKQPKQLVNEVVTEKPKPWDVYAFPYYYVYNDFSDHYPIKAYSK from the coding sequence ATGATAAAAAAAATAAAATCTAATACTTTAAAAAAAGCTGCAACACTTGCATTAGCGAATTTGATTTTAGTTGGTGCGCTTAGCGAAAACAATGCAAAAGCCGAGACTAAGAAAGATGATACTGATTTAAAATTAGTCAGTCATAATGTTTATATGTTATCGACCGTCCTTTATCCGAATTGGGGACAATATAAACGTGCTGATTTGATTGGACAATCTTCTTACATCAAAAATAATGATGTCGTAATATTTAATGAAGCATTTGATAATGGAGCATCAGACAAATTGTTAAGTAATGTAAAAAAAGAATATCCATATCAAACACCTGTATTAGGACGTTCAAAGTCAGGTTGGGATAAAACTGAAGGTAGCTATTCATCAACAGTTGCTGAAGATGGTGGCGTAGCAATTGTAAGTAAATATCCTATTAAAGAAAAAATCCAACATGTTTTCAAGAGTGGTTGTGGATTTGATAATGATAGTAACAAAGGATTTGTTTATACTAAAATTGAAAAAAATGGTAAAAATGTTCATGTCATTGGAACACATACACAATCAGAAGATACACGTTGTGGTGCTGGTCACGATAGAAAAATTAGAGCTGAACAAATGAAAGAAATCAGCGACTTTGTTAAAAAGAAAAATATTCCTAAAGACGAAACTGTATATATCGGTGGCGACTTGAATGTCAATAAAGGTACACCTGAGTTCAAAGAAATGCTAAAAAACTTAAATGTTAATGACGTTTTATATGCAGGTCACAACAGTACATGGGACCCGCAATCAAATTCTATAGCGAAATACAATTATCCAAATGGTAAACCAGAACATTTAGACTATATATTTACAGATAAAGATCATAAACAACCAAAACAATTAGTCAATGAAGTTGTTACTGAAAAACCAAAACCATGGGATGTATATGCGTTCCCTTACTATTATGTATACAATGATTTTTCAGATCATTACCCAATCAAAGCCTATAGTAAATAG
- the lukG gene encoding bi-component leukocidin LukGH subunit G, whose translation MIKPLFKNITICSLAISTALTVFPVTSHAKINSEIKQVSEKNLDGDTKMYTRTATTSDSQKNITQSLQFNFLTEPNYDKETVFIKAKGTIGSGLRILEPNGYWNSTLRWPGSYSVSIQNVDDNNNTNVTDFAPKNQDESREVKYTYGYKTGGDFSINRGGLTGNITKESNYSETISYQQPSYRTLLDQSTSNKGVGWKVEAHLINNMGHDHTRQLTNDSDNRTKSEIFSLTRNGNLWAKDNFTPKDKMPVTVSEGFNPEFLAVMSHDKKDKGKSKFVVHYKRSMDYYKLDWNRHGFWGYWSGENHVNKKEEKLSALYEVDWDTHNVKFVKVLNDKEKK comes from the coding sequence ATGATTAAACCATTATTCAAAAACATTACAATTTGTAGTTTGGCAATATCTACTGCATTAACTGTATTTCCGGTAACTTCTCATGCAAAAATTAATTCTGAAATTAAACAAGTTTCTGAGAAGAACCTGGATGGCGATACTAAAATGTATACACGTACAGCTACAACAAGTGATAGTCAGAAAAATATTACTCAAAGTTTACAGTTTAATTTTTTAACTGAACCTAATTACGATAAAGAAACAGTATTTATTAAAGCAAAAGGTACGATTGGCAGTGGTTTGAGAATTTTAGAGCCAAATGGTTATTGGAATAGCACATTAAGGTGGCCAGGATCTTATTCAGTTTCAATTCAAAACGTTGATGACAACAACAATACAAATGTGACTGACTTTGCACCAAAAAATCAAGATGAATCAAGAGAAGTAAAATATACGTATGGTTATAAAACGGGTGGAGATTTTTCAATTAATCGTGGTGGCTTAACTGGAAATATTACAAAAGAGAGTAATTATTCTGAAACGATTAGTTATCAACAACCTTCATATCGTACATTACTTGATCAATCTACGTCGAATAAAGGTGTAGGTTGGAAAGTAGAAGCTCATTTGATAAATAATATGGGACATGATCATACAAGACAATTAACTAACGACAGTGACAATAGAACTAAAAGTGAAATCTTTTCATTAACACGAAATGGAAATTTATGGGCAAAAGATAATTTTACACCTAAAGATAAAATGCCTGTAACTGTATCTGAAGGATTCAATCCAGAATTTTTAGCTGTTATGTCACATGATAAAAAAGACAAAGGTAAATCAAAATTTGTTGTTCATTATAAAAGATCAATGGATTATTATAAATTAGATTGGAATCGCCATGGTTTTTGGGGTTATTGGTCTGGTGAAAACCATGTAAATAAAAAAGAAGAAAAATTATCAGCATTATATGAAGTTGATTGGGATACACATAATGTTAAATTTGTAAAAGTACTTAATGATAAAGAGAAAAAATAA
- a CDS encoding leukocidin/hemolysin toxin family protein encodes MKNKKRVLLASSLSCAILLLTAADTSANTSKEDQNQSKKENVDKSQHKDKRSVNDKDKNTPKPDDIGKNGKVTKRTETVYDEKTNILQNLQFDFIDDPTYDKNVLLVKKQGSIHSNLKFESHKEEKNSNWLRYPSEYHVDFQVKGNRKTEILDQLPKNKISTAKVDSTFSYNSGGKFDSLKGIGRTSSNSYSKTISYNQQNYDTIASGKNNNWHVHWSVIANDLKYGGEVKNRNDELLFYRNTRIATVENPELSFASKYRYPALVRSGFNPEFLTYLSNEKSNEKTRFEVTYTRNQDILKNRPGIHYAPPILEKNKDGQRLIVTYEVDWKNKTVKVVDKYSDDNKPYKEG; translated from the coding sequence ATGAAAAATAAAAAGCGTGTATTATTAGCGTCTTCATTATCATGTGCGATTTTATTGTTAACAGCAGCAGATACTTCAGCGAATACGTCGAAAGAAGATCAAAACCAATCTAAGAAAGAAAATGTTGATAAATCTCAACATAAAGATAAACGTTCTGTAAATGATAAAGATAAAAATACACCAAAACCTGATGATATCGGTAAAAATGGTAAAGTTACAAAGCGTACTGAAACAGTATATGATGAGAAAACAAATATACTTCAAAATTTACAATTCGACTTTATTGATGATCCAACTTATGACAAAAATGTATTACTTGTTAAAAAGCAAGGTTCAATACATTCAAACCTAAAATTTGAATCTCATAAAGAAGAAAAAAATTCAAATTGGCTAAGGTACCCAAGTGAATACCATGTAGATTTTCAAGTAAAAGGAAATCGTAAAACTGAAATATTAGACCAATTGCCGAAAAATAAAATTTCAACTGCGAAAGTAGACAGTACATTTTCATATAACTCAGGTGGTAAATTCGACTCTTTAAAAGGGATTGGACGAACATCATCAAATAGCTATTCAAAAACGATTAGTTATAATCAGCAAAATTATGACACAATTGCCAGCGGTAAAAATAATAACTGGCATGTACATTGGTCAGTTATCGCGAATGACTTGAAGTATGGTGGAGAAGTGAAAAATAGAAATGATGAATTATTATTCTATAGAAACACGAGAATTGCTACTGTAGAAAATCCTGAACTAAGCTTTGCTTCAAAATATAGATACCCGGCATTAGTAAGAAGTGGATTTAATCCAGAATTTTTAACTTATTTATCTAATGAAAAGTCAAATGAAAAAACACGATTTGAAGTAACATACACTCGTAATCAAGATATTTTAAAAAATAGACCTGGAATACATTATGCCCCTCCAATTTTAGAAAAAAATAAAGATGGTCAAAGATTAATAGTGACTTATGAAGTTGATTGGAAAAATAAAACCGTTAAAGTCGTTGATAAATATTCTGATGACAATAAACCTTATAAAGAAGGATAA
- a CDS encoding ArgE/DapE family deacylase: MTIFSEKEKVQLLADIVELQTENNNEIDVCNYFKNLFDKYDIKSEILKVNEHRANIVAEIGSGSPILALSGHMDVVDAGNHDNWSYPPFQLTEKDGKLYGRGTTDMKGGLMALVVSLIELKEQNELPHGTIRLLATAGEEKEQEGAKLLADKGYLDDVDGLIIAEPTGSGIYYAHKGSMSCKVTATGKAVHSSVPFIGDNAIDTLLEFYNLFKEKYSELKKQDTKHELDVAPMFKSLIGKEISEEDANYASGLTAVCSIINGGKQFNSVPDEASLEFNVRPVPEYDNDFIESFFQNIINDVDSNKLSLNIPSNHRPVTSDKNSKLITTIKDVASSYVEQDEIFVSALVGATDASSFLGDNKDNVDLAIFGPGNPLMAHQIDEYIEKDMYLKYIDIFKEASIKYLKEK, encoded by the coding sequence ATGACAATTTTTAGTGAAAAAGAAAAAGTTCAATTATTAGCAGATATTGTTGAACTACAAACTGAAAATAATAATGAAATTGACGTTTGTAATTATTTTAAAAATTTATTCGACAAGTACGATATTAAATCTGAAATTTTGAAAGTTAATGAACACCGCGCCAATATCGTTGCAGAAATCGGTTCCGGCTCACCTATACTTGCATTGAGTGGTCATATGGATGTTGTTGATGCAGGAAATCACGATAATTGGTCATATCCCCCTTTTCAACTGACAGAAAAAGATGGCAAATTATATGGCCGAGGCACTACAGATATGAAAGGTGGTCTAATGGCTTTGGTCGTATCTCTAATCGAATTAAAAGAACAAAATGAATTGCCTCATGGAACGATTAGATTACTGGCTACTGCTGGCGAAGAGAAAGAACAAGAAGGTGCCAAATTATTAGCTGATAAAGGCTATTTAGACGATGTCGATGGCTTAATTATTGCTGAACCAACTGGATCTGGAATTTATTATGCACATAAGGGGTCTATGTCATGTAAAGTAACTGCAACTGGTAAAGCTGTCCATAGCTCAGTTCCATTTATTGGTGACAATGCAATTGATACACTGCTTGAATTTTATAATCTATTTAAAGAAAAATATTCAGAGCTTAAAAAACAAGATACTAAACATGAATTAGATGTTGCGCCTATGTTCAAATCATTGATTGGAAAAGAAATTTCTGAAGAGGATGCAAATTATGCATCTGGTCTTACAGCTGTATGTTCGATTATAAATGGCGGCAAACAATTTAACTCTGTACCAGATGAAGCTTCACTTGAATTTAACGTAAGACCAGTTCCTGAGTATGATAACGACTTTATAGAATCGTTTTTTCAAAATATCATTAATGATGTGGATAGCAATAAGCTTTCACTCAATATTCCAAGCAATCACCGACCTGTAACAAGCGATAAAAATAGCAAATTAATTACTACGATTAAAGATGTAGCTTCTAGTTATGTAGAACAAGACGAAATATTTGTTTCAGCGCTTGTAGGTGCAACGGATGCTTCCAGCTTCTTAGGAGATAATAAGGACAATGTTGATTTAGCCATTTTTGGACCAGGTAATCCATTAATGGCACATCAAATCGATGAATATATTGAAAAAGATATGTACCTGAAATATATTGATATTTTTAAAGAGGCTTCCATTAAATATTTAAAAGAGAAATAA
- a CDS encoding multidrug transporter, translating to MVAMFPAIGGIASVIMGETHLSINLVVGIILACMGAYLALYKPKPS from the coding sequence ATGGTTGCTATGTTTCCTGCAATTGGTGGTATAGCAAGTGTTATTATGGGAGAAACTCATTTAAGTATAAATTTAGTAGTCGGGATTATATTAGCATGTATGGGTGCATATTTAGCATTATATAAACCAAAACCTAGTTAA
- a CDS encoding DMT family transporter, translating to MNYLMYLFCMFIWGLNFIAVKIQGDSLPLEVALLYRSLIAFSLFGVMFIFIFKKLKLNNTNWFTIIGFGLCNFTISYLLLYYGTFYSSAAIVTLIFSMKAILTPIFISMVFKRKISNRIYIGGGLGVVSVVVILYPDLNSLTNEFIIGVAFALLGTIITSIGDVLSLYNSESKVHPVLSNTIGMLSAVIFLLIYTSFKGYRYSFPLELNFWFGLLYLSILASFLAWFFYLKLINNIGAN from the coding sequence ATGAATTATTTAATGTACCTGTTTTGCATGTTTATATGGGGATTAAACTTTATAGCGGTAAAGATACAAGGAGATAGTTTGCCTTTAGAAGTTGCTTTATTGTATAGATCTTTAATTGCTTTTTCGCTATTCGGTGTAATGTTCATATTTATTTTTAAAAAACTGAAATTAAATAATACAAATTGGTTTACGATAATTGGTTTTGGACTATGTAACTTTACTATAAGTTATTTGCTTCTTTATTACGGTACTTTCTATAGTTCAGCTGCTATAGTTACATTGATTTTTTCAATGAAAGCCATATTAACACCTATATTTATTAGTATGGTATTCAAGAGGAAAATTTCTAACAGAATATATATAGGGGGAGGACTAGGAGTTGTAAGTGTAGTTGTAATCTTATATCCTGATTTAAACAGCTTAACAAATGAATTTATAATTGGTGTAGCATTTGCTCTTTTAGGTACTATCATAACGTCAATTGGTGATGTTTTATCTTTATATAACAGTGAAAGTAAAGTTCATCCTGTTTTGTCAAATACAATTGGTATGTTATCAGCAGTGATATTTTTACTTATTTATACTAGTTTCAAAGGATATAGGTATTCATTTCCATTAGAATTAAATTTTTGGTTTGGTTTATTATATTTATCTATTCTAGCTTCATTTTTAGCCTGGTTTTTCTATCTGAAATTAATTAATAATATTGGAGCAAACTGA
- the hemA gene encoding 5-aminolevulinate synthase encodes MYKTLFFDKIAELKEKGSYRIFTEINRIANKYPLAKGEDGKEVVVFCSNDYLGMSQNQEVINVMSDALKEYGAGAGGSRNIGGSHKYFKLLENEIAKWHKKDSALVFPTGYSSNDASLQGLLRIFPEMIVFSDSKNHASIINALRSVKNKIEIFEHNNVKHLNELLNQYDINIPKLIVFESVYSMDGDIAPIVEIVELAKEYNSLTFLDEVHAIGMYGEEGRGYSDVVGVQEDIDIIQSTMAKGIGIIGGYITGDQLLIDVIRSYSSGFIFTTALPPVIAAGCLTSIKIVRSNDKLREELQDKTKYLREKFKENGIEVLKQSKTHILPVIIGDSKKCEEAAKLLLDKFNIYVQAINSPTVEIGTERFRINVTPNHTKEQMDLLVSSIVYVFDFLNIRRSV; translated from the coding sequence ATGTATAAAACTTTATTTTTTGACAAAATTGCTGAATTAAAAGAAAAAGGAAGTTATAGAATATTTACTGAGATTAACAGGATTGCAAACAAATATCCATTAGCCAAAGGGGAAGACGGTAAAGAAGTTGTTGTGTTTTGTAGTAACGATTATTTAGGTATGTCTCAAAATCAAGAAGTAATAAATGTAATGAGTGATGCTTTAAAAGAATATGGTGCAGGGGCAGGTGGTTCAAGGAATATTGGTGGAAGCCATAAATATTTTAAACTATTAGAAAATGAGATAGCAAAATGGCATAAAAAGGACTCAGCTTTAGTTTTTCCAACAGGATACTCTTCAAATGATGCGTCTTTGCAAGGTTTATTAAGAATATTCCCAGAAATGATTGTATTTTCTGATTCTAAAAATCATGCGTCTATAATAAATGCTTTGAGAAGTGTTAAAAATAAGATTGAAATTTTTGAACATAATAATGTTAAACATTTAAATGAATTACTGAATCAATATGATATTAATATACCAAAGTTAATAGTATTTGAGTCTGTATATTCAATGGATGGAGACATTGCGCCGATAGTAGAGATAGTCGAATTAGCAAAAGAATATAATTCTTTAACTTTTTTAGATGAAGTACATGCAATTGGCATGTATGGTGAAGAAGGAAGAGGATACTCTGATGTTGTTGGTGTTCAGGAAGATATAGACATCATACAATCTACAATGGCAAAAGGAATCGGAATAATAGGAGGATATATAACCGGAGATCAACTACTCATAGATGTAATCAGATCATATTCTTCAGGTTTTATATTTACTACTGCATTACCTCCGGTTATTGCTGCGGGTTGTTTAACTAGTATAAAAATAGTCAGAAGTAATGATAAATTAAGAGAAGAATTGCAAGATAAAACGAAATACTTAAGAGAAAAATTTAAAGAAAATGGTATTGAAGTTTTGAAACAAAGTAAGACACATATACTCCCAGTTATAATTGGAGATTCAAAAAAATGTGAGGAAGCAGCTAAGTTACTTCTAGATAAATTTAATATTTATGTTCAAGCAATTAATTCACCTACTGTAGAAATTGGTACTGAAAGATTTAGAATTAATGTAACGCCAAATCACACAAAAGAACAAATGGATTTATTGGTTTCTTCAATTGTTTATGTTTTTGATTTTTTGAACATTAGGAGAAGTGTGTAA
- the groL gene encoding chaperonin GroEL (60 kDa chaperone family; promotes refolding of misfolded polypeptides especially under stressful conditions; forms two stacked rings of heptamers to form a barrel-shaped 14mer; ends can be capped by GroES; misfolded proteins enter the barrel where they are refolded when GroES binds), which produces MVKQLKFSEDARQAMLRGVDQLANAVKVTIGPKGRNVVLDKEFTAPLITNDGVTIAKEIELEDPYENMGAKLVQEVANKTNEIAGDGTTTATVLAQAMIQEGLKNVTSGANPVGLRQGIDKAVKVAVKALHENSQKVENKNEIAQVGAISAADEEIGRYISEAMEKVGNDGVITIEESNGLNTELEVVEGMQFDRGYQSPYMVTDSDKMVAELERPYILVTDKKISSFQDILPLLEQVVQSNRPILIVADEVEGDALTNIVLNRMRGTFTAVAVKAPGFGDRRKAMLEDLAILTGAQVITDDLGLDLKDATIDMLGTASKVEVTKDNTTVVDGDGDENSIDARVSQLKSQIEETESDFDREKLQERLAKLAGGVAVIKVGAASETELKERKLRIEDALNSTRAAVEEGIVAGGGTALVNVYQKVSEIEAEGDIETGVNIVLKALTAPVRQIAENAGLEGSVIVERLKNAEPGVGFNAATNEWVNMLEAGIVDPTKVTRSALQHAASVAAMFLTTEAVVASIPEKNNDQPNMGGMPGMM; this is translated from the coding sequence ATGGTTAAACAATTGAAATTCTCTGAAGATGCGCGTCAAGCAATGTTACGTGGTGTTGACCAACTTGCAAATGCTGTTAAAGTAACAATTGGTCCTAAAGGACGTAATGTTGTATTAGATAAAGAATTTACAGCACCTTTAATTACGAACGATGGTGTGACGATTGCTAAAGAAATCGAATTAGAAGATCCATATGAAAATATGGGCGCGAAATTAGTTCAAGAAGTAGCAAATAAAACAAACGAAATTGCAGGTGACGGTACTACAACTGCGACAGTATTAGCTCAAGCAATGATTCAAGAAGGATTGAAAAATGTCACAAGTGGTGCTAATCCAGTAGGTTTACGTCAAGGTATTGATAAAGCAGTGAAAGTTGCTGTAAAAGCATTACATGAAAATTCTCAAAAAGTTGAAAATAAAAATGAAATAGCGCAAGTAGGTGCAATTTCTGCAGCAGATGAAGAAATTGGACGTTATATTTCAGAAGCAATGGAAAAAGTAGGTAATGATGGAGTCATTACAATTGAAGAGTCAAATGGCTTGAATACTGAACTTGAAGTTGTTGAAGGTATGCAGTTTGACCGTGGTTATCAATCACCGTATATGGTTACTGATTCAGATAAAATGGTTGCTGAATTAGAACGCCCGTACATTTTAGTGACAGATAAAAAAATCTCATCATTCCAAGATATCTTACCTTTATTAGAACAAGTAGTTCAATCAAATCGCCCTATCTTAATTGTTGCAGATGAAGTTGAAGGAGATGCGTTAACAAATATCGTGCTAAACCGCATGCGTGGTACATTTACAGCTGTTGCTGTTAAAGCACCAGGATTTGGTGATCGCCGTAAAGCAATGTTAGAAGATTTGGCTATTTTAACTGGTGCACAGGTAATTACTGATGACTTAGGATTAGACCTTAAAGATGCAACGATTGATATGTTAGGTACTGCAAGTAAAGTTGAGGTTACTAAAGATAACACGACTGTTGTTGATGGTGATGGTGATGAAAACAGTATTGATGCACGCGTAAGCCAATTGAAATCTCAAATTGAAGAAACTGAATCTGACTTTGATCGTGAAAAATTACAAGAGCGCTTAGCTAAATTAGCAGGTGGTGTTGCAGTTATTAAAGTAGGTGCAGCAAGTGAAACTGAGCTTAAAGAACGTAAATTACGTATTGAAGATGCATTAAACTCTACACGTGCAGCAGTAGAAGAAGGTATTGTTGCAGGTGGTGGTACTGCATTAGTAAATGTTTACCAAAAAGTAAGCGAAATAGAAGCAGAAGGTGACATTGAAACAGGTGTGAATATTGTACTTAAAGCTTTAACTGCACCAGTTCGCCAAATTGCTGAAAATGCAGGATTAGAAGGTTCTGTTATTGTAGAACGTTTGAAAAACGCAGAGCCGGGTGTTGGTTTTAACGCTGCTACAAACGAGTGGGTTAATATGTTAGAAGCAGGTATCGTTGATCCAACTAAAGTAACACGCTCAGCATTACAACATGCAGCAAGTGTTGCAGCAATGTTCTTAACAACTGAAGCGGTTGTGGCATCAATTCCAGAAAAAAATAATGACCAACCTAACATGGGCGGCATGCCAGGAATGATGTAA
- the groES gene encoding co-chaperone GroES gives MLKPIGNRVIIEKKEQEQTTKSGIVLTDSAKEKSNEGVIVAVGTGRLLNNGTRVTPEVKEGDRVVFQQYAGTEVKRDNETYLVLNEEDILAVIE, from the coding sequence ATGCTAAAACCAATTGGAAATCGTGTGATTATTGAGAAAAAAGAACAAGAACAAACAACTAAAAGTGGTATTGTTTTAACTGATAGTGCTAAAGAAAAATCAAACGAAGGCGTTATCGTTGCAGTAGGAACTGGACGTCTATTAAATAATGGTACAAGAGTGACTCCTGAAGTGAAAGAAGGGGACCGTGTCGTGTTCCAACAATATGCTGGTACAGAAGTTAAACGAGATAATGAAACATATCTGGTATTAAATGAAGAAGATATTTTAGCAGTTATTGAATAA